A window of Pan paniscus chromosome 16, NHGRI_mPanPan1-v2.0_pri, whole genome shotgun sequence genomic DNA:
gcaaatactatgccatattatatcagggacttgagtatctgtgaattttggtatctctggggtcctggaaccaacaTCCTGAGGTTACCAAAGGACGACTGTATTCAATTTTGTCTCTggttattagtctattctcaaatgtatttttgttgttgttttgtctttttgtttttgcctcttcAAGTCAATGTCGGAAACTTAGTTGTTCTAGACTACCCATTAGCTCAGAGCTACCAGTAATCAGACTACCACTGCAACCTAAGCAACCGATTTTTCTTCCCCATCAGACTGGCAAAAATTAAGATAAGCATCTATTGATGTTGAAGCTGTAGGGAGTTTTCCTGAGCAAGTAATTATGACAGCCCTTTTTGCTAGGCACCTAGATGattcatcaaaatgaaataaaatacccaTGCACTTGAAGAAGTTATCTGGTTTATTTCCTTACCTGGGTGCTGGTTATGTGAGGTGCACAGTTGATGAAAACTTATTAAGCTTTATAATAGGTACAATTTTCTGTATGTGTAGTAGACttcaatagtttttaaaatgtcttttgccACAGCCCGCAGCTGTGTATAATGCTATTCGCTTAACAGTGGAAAACGTGTCAATGACCTGAAACACCCTGGCTCCCGGGATCCTACCCCCTTAagttaaacaaatgaaataacttcCACTGTCTTTCCTAATGTCTTAATTCGGTCCTCAGTTAAACTGGCGGTTGGCGCCAGTTTTTTCCAGGGAAGGATTCTGGGAGACGGAGGAGGAGACGCCAGCATTTCGCCCCCTGCACCTCCAGCGGGCTGCGGTCCGCTCCCGGCCTCACTCGAGCAGGCCCCGCCCTCCCAGAGGCAGTTAGTCCAAGTCACGTGATCGTCGACTCAGCTGACCCTGCGGGACCGGAAAAAGAAATTCCCGGGCCCTGGCTTCTTGGTGCGATGGTGAGACACCAGGGGCGAAGCGAGGCATGGGCTGCTGGAGCGGGAATAAGGGGGCGCCAAGTGGCTCCGGAAACTGGGGGAGGTTGTACTGGCCTCTCCGCAAACACAGTGTGTGCGGGCGTGAGGGCTGTGAGTCTGGTAGGGAAAAGTCCACCACTCTCCCGCTCCCGAGACGGGGGCGGGGGTACGGGGCGGGTAAGACAGAGCAGGCCGGCCGGCTTAGAGTCCCGGTGCTTCCCTGGCGGAAGGAAGGGCCCCTGCCTCCCGGGGCAGGAACTAGGGCTTGTCTGGAGCTGGGAGTCCTTTCAGGTCTTCCCCATCCCCAAGAGGACCTCCCAAGGAtacccccttccccagccctaaCGTGGGGCTTGTACAAGAAGGTGCTTAGAATCAGGCTCACTCTTGCACACTGTTAGGAAGCCCCTCCGCTCTTTCCAGAGCCAGAAAGTAGTAGTTTTGGGGTTGagacttatccatccatccatccaatccaTCCATCCGTACGTTCTAAGCGCCTAGTCTATACCATGaagtgtgctaggcactgggaggACTTGAGCTGCCAAGGGAAGGGGAAATCGGAGGCTTGAATTGGAGTCATAGCTGAGGCTCCAGGGGCAGAGACCTAACCGCGCCTTGTGTGTAGTGCTAAGGGGGCTTCCTAAGGATGCCATCAAACTTAAAGGCGGATGGATGGCAGGAGCTGGCTGGCTGAAGTACAGTTTGTGTACCAGGGGTAGGGAGGCAAGGGTGGGAGACGTGTGTCTTCAGACAGAGAACAGCATGTGCAGAGACTTCAGGTTAGAGAGAGTATGGCTCCCCAGGAATGGATGCATTTCCCATAGCTGGGAGAGTATCATCTGCAGGTTAGGGAAAGATGAGGCTGGACAAGTAGAGAACAAATCTTCCTGGCTCTTggatcaccacaatcaagataatgaacgtATCCACCGGCCTCCATAATTTCCTTGTGTGAGGGGCTATTTTAAGAAGTATAATCAAGAAGGGctgttctggctgggtgcggtggctcatgcctgtaatcctagcactttgggagagtgaagagggtggatcacctgaggtcaggagttcgagaccagcatggccatggcactccagcctgggcaacagagggagactctgtcttatttttttattttttaaaaaaagaagggctGGTCTGATGTGTCACTTAAAGGATAGCAAGCCactggccaggcgccgtggctcacgcctgtaatcccagcactttgggaggctgaggaggacggatcacttgaggtcgggagttcaagaccagcctggctaacatagtgaaacgctgtctctactaaaaatacaaaattagccgagtgtggtggcacatgcctgttatcccagctacttgggaggctgaggcaggagaatcacttgaacctgggaagcggaggttgcaatgagccgaggtcgcgccattgcactccagcctggggaacaagagtgaaactgtctcaaaaaaaaaaaaaaggatagcaaGCCACACAGAGAGTGCAGCAGGCATGGAGGCGGGAGCAAGGCTGGTGTGCCCCAGCAGCAGCAGGGAAGCCGGAGTGGCTGGACTTGTGTGGGTatggggaagaggggagagagatCACTCGTCTCTGTGAAGCACCGGACTTTGTTTTATCCCATGCTGTACCCCCAGCACTTAGAGTGGGAGCTAGCATAGAGAAGGTGCTCAATTGATGTTTGCCGAGCAGATGAATGCCTGGAGTAGACCTCAGAGCAGGGTTTGGTGGCAGGGTGGGTCAGGGAGAGAGTTTACTCAACAGCCTGGTGATAGGGGAGAACAAGAGGCCAGAGGGTATCCATCTATGTCGGGGACCAGGGGTCCCTGCTGGGCAGCAGTGTGGGAGACACACGGATCCTGGCCACACCTCAGGCCTCCCTCCAGCCTGATTACCTGCCTCCCTTCCTTGCAGAGGTTCCGGTTCTGTGGTGATCTGGACTGTCCCGACTGGGTCCTGGCAGAAATCAGCACGCTGGCCAAGATGGTTAAGTGCACAGGGTCTACACTGGGTGGAGGAGGGGTGTTGGGCTGGGGATTGTGGCTGTAGAGGATGGTGAGGTTTCTCTGGGGCTAGGGCCTCAGTGCTCTCAGCCTGTGCTGCCATGCTTTGTGACCTTGATCAGTGGCTGGCCTGCTCTGAGCCTGTCCCCAGGAAGGAGGGGTGAGGTTTGCCAGCCTGGCTGATGTAAGGACTTCCCTTCCAGTCCTCTGTGAAGTTGCGGCTGCTCTGCAGCCAGGTACTAAAGGAGCTGCTGGGACAGGGGATTGATGTGAGTACAAGATCCAGCACCCCATTGTCCCATGACCTTATGACCACCACTGCCCTGAAACTCTGCACTAGGCCCGGGGAGACGGGTGAACCAGCCTCTCAACCTCTCTGGgcacctcccttccttctttccagccTGTCTGTTCCTTATCGCAGGATCCAGGCTGGGGGTGAGGGGCTGGTGAGCAAGGGCCTGGCACCCCCTGAAGGTCTCCTTTCCCCATAGTATGAGAAGATCCTGAAGCTCACGGCTGACGCCAAGTTTGGTGAGTATCCCGCTGAGTCTAtaagccccaggcaaccctgggaACTTGGCCTGGTGCCTGGTACAGAGtggccccccacccctcccagcaGCATCCTTAACTTACCTTCCCTAGTGGAGGAGCATGAGGGAAAGAAAGACCGACAGTCCCACCTTCCTGTCCTCTGCCAGCTCCTGGTGGAGCAGTAGCAGTGCCTGTGGCTCCAGGAGGCCTGGGGGCTTTGAGCTAAAGTTAATAGGGCAACAGGGAGGTGGCTGGACCCACAGTGacaccccctgccccacccacgGGTCCCTCAGAGTCAGGCGATGTGAAGGCCACAGTGGCAGTGCTGAGTTTCATCCTCTCCAGTGCGGCCAAGCACAGTGTCGATGGCGAATCCTTGTCCAGTGAACTGCAGCAGCTGGGGCTGCCCAAAGGTACGGGTTGTGGGTTGGCAGCTGGGCAGCCTGTCGGCCAAGGGCTGCTAGAGAGGGGACAGGCCCTGAGGTGTACCCTGCCCTGTTTGGGCCAGGAGCCCaagcccagcccccacctgctACCTCCAGAGCTTCTCCATTCTACCCCCAGAGCACGCGGCCAGCCTGTGCCGCTGTTATGAGGAGAAGCAAAGCCCCTTGCAGAAGCACCTGCGGGTCTGCAGCCTACGCAGTAAGTATGAGGCCAGCCAGGGTCCGGGCTCATTCTAGAAGGTGCACGCAGCACGCAAAGTGCATGGAGAGTCCAGGGAGACGACTTAACCACGGTCACATGGTTACTAGCAGCCGTAGAGCTGGGACCTGGCCCTGGGTCTCCTGACTCCCCCCAAGGTTTCTTGTCACTGAGGTCTGCTGTGGGTGATGCGAACTGATTATCGGGCACCTGCCCTGTTCTGAGCCTGGGTCAGCAGGATGGGAGCTTCTTAGAGGCCACATAGCCTTGAATGGTTGAGAGCTGAGCCAGGGTGTCGGCTGAGGTCTACTTGGCTTGCCTGCTTTGATCCTGAGAGCCACCCACCCCATCTCACAGTGAATAGGTTGGCAGGTGTGGGCTGGCGGGTGGACTACACCCTGAGCTCCAGCCTGCTGCAATCCGTGGAAGAGCCCATGGTGCACCTGCGGCTGGAGGTGGCAGCTGCCCCAGGGACCCCAGCCCAGCCTGTTGCCATGTCCCTCTCAGCAGACAAGTTCCAGATCCTCCTGGCAGGTGAGGCTCAGCTATTCCTTGACGGGTAAGAGGCTCTCCCAGATCCGCCTGACTGCCTCCCACCTGCCCACCTCTTCCCTCTGCAGAACTGAAGCAGGCCCAGACCCTGATGAGCTCCCTGGGCTGAGGAGAAGGGTGTTCCAGGCCTGTGTGGAGCCGCCCTGCCCATATGGAGTCACGCCCTCTGAACTGCTCTTCGGGAGGCAGCCCTGGTTCTAGGATGCTGAGGCCCTGGCCCGGACTCTGGCCTCCCAGATCCCCAGCTGCCTCACTTCTCTCTTGAGAACTTGGCTCAGGGCTCCTGAGGACCTTTCCCAGCATTACCTTCCCTTCCCTTGAAAGGCAATTGTTGGCTGTTTTCATaagcaggaaaaataaacagaagtatAACGGAATGTGTGCAGGGGGTTCTGTTTGGGTTCAGATCAAGGGTTTTTGTGAGAGAAACACAAGTGACATACAGGCCTCCTTGGTCCATCACTCCTTTTCTCAATTGCTGATTGAGGGAGGTCATAGGTAAGGCCAACTGAGGACCAAAATGCATCTGCTTGTCTGGTGAGAAGAAAATCAGGGTTCTAGCTCCCAGATCTGGGATGCTTTTGGCTCTGCTGCCTTTGCCCCCTGGCCATGTCCTCAGGCTAGCAGCACGTTGGTGGCCCCAAAGCCAAATGCCCCTTGTACAGAAAGGAGATTGCCCTTGTTTCACTGccatcttctatttatttatttatttatttagagacggagttttgctcctctTGCCCGGGTTTCACTGCcatcttgttatttatttattttgagatggtacagtggcgtgatcttggctcaccacaacctctgcctcctgggttcaagcaattcttctgcctcagctgcccgagtaggtgggattacaggcatgccccactactcccggctaattttgttttttttttttttttcagtagagatgaggtttctccatgttggtcaggctggtctcgaactcctgacctcaggtgatccacccaccttgccctcccaaagtgctgggattacaggcgtaagccactgcgcccagccactgcCATCATCTTTAGGAAGAGAGAAGTGACCATGCCTGAACCAGTCATTGGCAAGAGGAACGGTGTTACGGACTGAATGTTCATGTTCCTCcagaattcatatgctgaagcctcTGTCCACACATGCGCACCAGATGAGGGCCATGTGCACACACGAGGTGGCTGTCTACAAGGCCAGAAAGAGGGCTGTCAACAGGAACTGcgtctgctggcaccttgatcttgaacttcccagcctccagaactgtgagaaagaaatcTCTATGGTGTAAGCCACTAGTCTGTGGCATTGTTATAGCAGCTCGAGAAGACTAAGGCAGATGGGCTTCCAGGACTGGCCCAGACCAGCCAGGGCTCCTTGTAGAAAAGGCTGATGCCAGGGTTGGCACATGGGGGGTACAAGGAGGACTCGCCTGGAGTATCTTTTGGTGTAAGGAACCTATCAAAGAATAATGGCTTGTTCCACTGGCCAAAGATGGGACAATTTGAACATCAAAAGAGATACTGACTCCACTCCTGACTTCTGCTTCTGAAAAAATGAAGTAGGTGTTTTCCCTATTCCTCCCACTAAGTACAGTTAACAACCCTGGATGttacatataaaacaaacaaaaagactccGAGCGATGGAGAGAAGGCACCCTAGCCTGGCTGGGATCCTCAGGACCTGAGGCTCCACAGAGAGAAATTCCTGGAATCTGGACCCCATGGCCCAGTCAGGTTACACAAAACTGATCATCACAGATCTGTAGAACTATACAAAAGTGCTAACATTCATGATTAGAGTCTCAGAAGGTAAGGAggaagagagtggaatggaaaaagtattcaaaaaaataatcactaaaggccaggtgcagtggcccatgcctgtaatcccagcactttgggaggtgggacgATTGCTTTAGACCTTGCAACTGGCCTGAGCAACACGGGGAGACTCAgtttctccaaaaaaataaaaaattagccgatcatggtggtgcgtgcttatagtctcagctactcagaaggctgaggcaggaggatcaatcgcttgagcccaggggtttgaggctgcggtgagctgtgatcatacctctgcactccagcctgggtaacagagctgagaccctgtctcaaaaaaaaaaaaaaaaaaatgtatatatacacacattggaatatttttcagccctTAAAAAGCAGAAGGTTCTGTCATTTGTGACTTGGATGAACCTAGacgacatgatgctaagtgaaataagccaggcacagagagacaaatacctTGTCACCTCACTTATGCCTGGAGTTGAAAAAAAggcctggggcagtggctcacgcctgtaatcccagcactttgggaagccaaggtgggaggatcgcttaagcccaggagttcgagaccaggctgggcaacatggcaaacctgtctctacaaaaagtaaaagaattagctgggtgcagtggcacatgcctgtagttccagcacttgggaggttgaggtgggaggattgcttgagccagggcggtcaaggctgcagtgaaccatgatagtgcccctgcact
This region includes:
- the COMMD4 gene encoding COMM domain-containing protein 4 isoform X2; this translates as MRFRFCGDLDCPDWVLAEISTLAKMSSVKLRLLCSQVLKELLGQGIDYEKILKLTADAKFESGDVKATVAVLSFILSSAAKHSVDGESLSSELQQLGLPKEHAASLCRCYEEKQSPLQKHLRVCSLRMNRLAGVGWRVDYTLSSSLLQSVEEPMVHLRLEVAAAPGTPAQPVAMSLSADKFQILLAELKQAQTLMSSLG
- the COMMD4 gene encoding COMM domain-containing protein 4 isoform X7 — translated: MVRHQGRSEAWAAGAGIRGRQVAPETGGGCTGLSANTVCAGVRAVSLRFRFCGDLDCPDWVLAEISTLAKMSSVKLRLLCSQVLKELLGQGIDYEKILKLTADAKFESGDVKATVAVLSFILSSAAKHSVDGESLSSELQQLGLPKEHAASLCRCYEEKQSPLQKHLRVCSLRMNRLAGVGWRVDYTLSSSLLQSVEEPMVHLRLEVAAAPGTPAQPVAMSLSADKFQILLAELKQAQTLMSSLG
- the COMMD4 gene encoding COMM domain-containing protein 4 isoform X6, translating into MRFRFCGDLDCPDWVLAEISTLAKMYEKILKLTADAKFESGDVKATVAVLSFILSSAAKHSVDGESLSSELQQLGLPKEHAASLCRCYEEKQSPLQKHLRVCSLRKLKQAQTLMSSLG
- the COMMD4 gene encoding COMM domain-containing protein 4 isoform X5; the encoded protein is MRFRFCGDLDCPDWVLAEISTLAKMSSVKLRLLCSQVLKELLGQGIDYEKILKLTADAKFESGDVKATVAVLSFILSSAAKHSVDGESLSSELQQLGLPKEHAASLCRCYEEKQSPLQKHLRVCSLRKLKQAQTLMSSLG
- the COMMD4 gene encoding COMM domain-containing protein 4 isoform X3 gives rise to the protein MRFRFCGDLDCPDWVLAEISTLAKMYEKILKLTADAKFESGDVKATVAVLSFILSSAAKHSVDGESLSSELQQLGLPKEHAASLCRCYEEKQSPLQKHLRVCSLRMNRLAGVGWRVDYTLSSSLLQSVEEPMVHLRLEVAAAPGTPAQPVAMSLSADKFQILLAELKQAQTLMSSLG
- the COMMD4 gene encoding COMM domain-containing protein 4 isoform X1 → MVRHQGRSEAWAAGAGIRGRQVAPETGGGCTGLSANTVCAGVRARFRFCGDLDCPDWVLAEISTLAKMSSVKLRLLCSQVLKELLGQGIDYEKILKLTADAKFESGDVKATVAVLSFILSSAAKHSVDGESLSSELQQLGLPKEHAASLCRCYEEKQSPLQKHLRVCSLRMNRLAGVGWRVDYTLSSSLLQSVEEPMVHLRLEVAAAPGTPAQPVAMSLSADKFQILLAELKQAQTLMSSLG
- the COMMD4 gene encoding COMM domain-containing protein 4 isoform X4 produces the protein MYEKILKLTADAKFESGDVKATVAVLSFILSSAAKHSVDGESLSSELQQLGLPKEHAASLCRCYEEKQSPLQKHLRVCSLRMNRLAGVGWRVDYTLSSSLLQSVEEPMVHLRLEVAAAPGTPAQPVAMSLSADKFQILLAELKQAQTLMSSLG